The DNA window gtatatATGTAAGTAGGGCATTTGTTGTTTCTGAGTGTTGAGATAGGCAAAGAGAAAGCAGAAGCACTTACATTCTGAATAGACACTTCAAGAGACGCATCAGTTGAATTGGGTGGAGCAAGAATGGATATAGTTCCACTACCAATCACCTTCTGAATGTCTAAAAAAACATTACATACTTTGAGTTAATGGCAAAAAAATATAATCTTTCAACCATCCCTCTTCGATGTTGGTGTCCTGTGACACTGAAACTCAGTTCCAGTTTTTGGTGTTTCCCAAAAGAGGTACAGAGCAAaatagtatcaaacacatcatgTATGCTTGAATTGTTAATTATTTAAAAAAGAGGGATCAAGGGTTCTGACCTTTTGTGCAGGTATCTGCATAGTCAGGACAGCAGTCATTTAGAGTCTGACAAACCTCGTCACAGAAGCACCCTCTGAAGCAGTTCACGTTGGCGCCTTTACAGCACAAGGCCGGCCGTGCAGAACAATTTCCTTTAGGATGATTGGAAAAACATAAATGATTGAACAGGAAGGTTAACTGTAAAGCCttgataaaatgtatttaaaaaaaatcacattttgaTGTGGTAGAGGAGAAAACTAAAGGAACCTGGAAATGAGAACACTGGGAATGATGTGGAAGTGGAATTGGTTGCGTTGGTTGCATTGGTTGTGTTGGTTGCATTGATTGTGTTGGTTGCGTTGGTTGCGTTGGTTGCATTGGTTGCGTTGGTTGCGTTGGTTGCATTGGTTGCGTTGGTTGCGTTGGTTGCATTGGTTGCGTTGGAGACTGAGGACACCGTGGCTGATCCAATCTGCACACCTATAAACAAAGACAGTAAATGATGCCACCTCAGACACAAGTGGCATGTTTACAATTTGAAGTTTCTACAATTTCAAGATTTTACAACTATTATTAATAGTGATCAAGGGCCTCCATAAAAACAGAGATGATAAAACAATGGCCCAGCTATACCTGTCACACAAGTAGTCTGGAAGTCTGGGCAGCAATCTTTCGACCTTATACAGGCCACATCACAGAAGCACCCTCTGAAACAGGAATTGTTGAgtccaagacaacacagaggtggATTTGAAGAACATCTCCCTAGAATGCAAACATATGAAACAAGTATGAAAATATGTTAAAAGCATAGGTGTACTTTACCTTGCTACTGAATGTAAATTATGTAATCTGAATGTAAATTCTGTAATCAAAAAAGGAACATTTTAAAATGATGGGACAATAATTCAAGTATATGGTAGTTATATTTACAGCAGGATTTGATTCATAATTTATTTTGTCTGAGAAACTTACTTGAGAATGAAGCCACCAGAGGAACTGGGCTAGTTCCATTAATCTTAGGAAATGGTGTCGACAAATTGTCAAAGTGATATTGAGTGGTATTCAATGACCCGCCTATAGTGGCCAGAGTTGTCCATGCACTCTGAGAGCTTGTATTGGTAGATGGAGTTGTTACATTTGATGGCAGAGCTGTTGCATTTGGACGTTGACGCGTCAAACTTGATGCTTTAGTTGTTGCAATAGATGTACGATTGTCTGTGTTTGACACTTGAGATGGGGCACGAACCAGTGAGGGTTTTACATCTGTTGACGAGGGTGTTATACCAACTGATGAAGCTGTTGTATCTGATGGTGAAGTTGTTGAGGATGAAGTGGCTGTTGAGCTTGACAGTTGGACAGGAGTCCCACTTGACTGTGGGGCTGCTGAGCTCAATGGTGGATCAGTAGTGATCGATGGTGGAGTTGCTGTTCTCAGAGGACAAACCGCAAGACAAATTGGAGTCATTCATGCAGAAGAGTTAAGAAAGGTTTCGCAAAACAATATATAAATGGACTGGAAAGCCTATTCAATTTATTTGTGTCGTATTTATTATCAACACTACTGTTTAGGAATGTTTTATTCTCACGTTGATATGGGATAACCAGTGTACAGTACAAGACTAATAAAATGGCTAAAATGTTAACATAACATTTTGTATTGAAGTCCTTGACTACATTTTCATGTAAGAAAAGGTTAATAtacggtatgtgtgtgtgctccacCTACCTGTAGTAGTCTGTCCATTTACCGTGTGAAGGATAAACAGAAGAGCAATGAGTGCAGTGTAACAACCCATTCTGATAAGTGCCAATTATTCTGTCTGTCTTCTTCTAAACCTTTAAGGTTAATGTCAGTGAAGTCTTTTGGAGTTATCTACTCTCATGTCCTGTTTATCCTGTTTAGGTAGAGCTCCTCCTCCCTGCATGGTAAGGAAATGGAGGTATGACTGCATTCCTATCATTAATCTTGTCTGACcagattatttaaaaaatatatattttaggtggtagatcagcttaatattgcagatagGTTGTgacttctatcaatgtaattctCTGGATCTTTTCCAAacctatatacagtgggggaaaaaaatatttgatcccctgctgattttgtacgtttgctcactgacaaagaaatgatcagtctataattgtaatggtaggtttatttgaacagtgagagacagaacaacaaaaaatcctgaaaaacgcatgtcaaaaatgttataaattgatttgcattttaatgagggaaataagtatttgaccccctctcaatcacaaagatttctggctcccaggtgtcttttatacaggtaatgagctgagattaggagcacaggttgagattaggagcacactcttaaaggaagtgctcctaatctcagtttgttacctgtataaaagacacctgtccacagaagcaatcaatcaatcagattccaaactctccaccatggccaagaccaaagagctctccaaggatgtcagggacaagattgtagacctacacaagtctggaatgggctacaagaccatcgccaagcagcttggtgagaaggtgacaacagttggtgcgattattcgcaaatggaagaaacacaaaagaactgtcaacctccctcggcctggggctccatgcaagatctcacctcgtggagttgcaatgatcatgagaacggtgaggaatcagcccagaactacacgggaggatcttgtcaatgatctcaaggcagctgggactaTAGttaccaagaaaacaattggtaaaccacaacgccgtgaaggactgaaatcctgcgcatccgcaaggtccccctgctcaagaaagcacatatacatgcccgtctgacgtttgccaatgaacatctgaatgattcagaggacaactgggtgaaagtgttgtggtcagatgagaccaaaatggagctctttggcctcaactcgccgtgtttggaggaggaatgatgcctatgaccccaagaacaccatcctcaccgtcaaacatggaggtggaaacattatgctttgggggtgtttttctgctaaggggacaggacaacttcaccgcatcaaagggacgatggacggggccatgtaccgtcagatcttgggtgagaacctacTTCCCTCagcagggcattgaaaatgggtcgtggatgggtattccagtatgacaatgacccaaaacacacgaccaaggcaacaaaggaatggctcaagaagaagcacattaagatcctggagtggcctagccagtctccagaccttaatcccatagaaaatctgtggagggagctgaaagtttGAGTTGccaacgtcagcctcgaaaccttaatgactctGAGAatatctgcaaagaggagtgggacaaaatccctcctgagatgtgtgcaaacctggtggccaactacaagaaacatctggtccttctgtagcacagttggtagagcatggcgcttgtaacgccagggtagtgggttcgattcccgggaccacccatacgtagaatgtatgcacacatgactgtaagtcgctttggataaaagcatctgctaaatggcatatatatatatattgccacCAGAGGGTTTTGCCACCaggtactaagtcatgttttacagaggggtcaaatacttatttccctcattcaaatgcaaatcaatttataacatttttgacatgcgtttttctggatttttttgttgttattctgtctctcagtgttcaaataaacctaccattaaaactatagactgatcatttctttgtcagtggggaaatgtacaaaatcagcaggggatcaaatacttttttccctcactgtatatatatttttaataaatagatattaatagatatattattttaaatatatatgtgtatatatatatacatacttgtatatattttcctttattattttcccctaacccttccACTCCTCCCCTAATTgtagtaaactaatggacaacaacacgtAGGCTTCTATTtacagcttatacatactatatacattttacggacacagtatatttgacattagttatctttctgtttgtttttagtcccatccttcagctatcctcaacccctcccatctatcgcTGAACAACATCCAGTTTGGATTTGActattgactatgacttttcaaatcacccagcagtggtatttgcagagttagctccaggtaaatgttgcaattcttcagcaaTTCCTGAATCTGCGAGAATCCAGAGGTTATAAAAATGTATTATTACAGGGAAATTGTTGTAAACATGAAAAATGACATACAGACACTGCAAGAATCCATCAATATTAGGTTTTAGACTTTTGAAAATATTTATTGTTGTGATGCTTGTCACAGAGAAAATTCTTATTTTTAAAGCTATTAATGTACACCAGGGCTcgccaaccatgttcctggagtgctaccctcctgtaggttttcgctccaacctcagatgtaactaacctgattcagtttatcaaccagctaattattagaatcaggtgtgctagattagggttggagggAAAACCTACTGGacggtagctcttcaggaacagggttggagagccctgatgtacACTATATTGAAGCATAGAATGAAGCTTCATTATTGACTGCATATTTGGCCAAAGACTGAGGTAAATCTTAAAGAAAGATTTAAATGTGTTAAAGAACTGTAAGAAGCACTTTTCAAGGGTCTGAAAAAGCCTGCATTTCTGCGAGGTTATATTTTATTGCGTTCATACATAACCTTGGCTGAGTTGCACTTAGGTGCACCAGGAAACAAATGGGTCAAGGTATTTGAGCAGCAGGTTTTGTTCCATGCCTAAGATTTTAGAAAGCTCATGTAGTAATCTGATAGCATTGACTATAAATATGATTTGATCTGAACTTGAGCTGTAAAATAACATGCACAGGGTTATCAAACAGTAGCACAACATTACTGTCAGTCAAATGTGGCATTATAGCAGGCAGTGTTAGGGTTTTCATAGTGCTTGTAAGGGTTATTTTTGTCCAGGATACTAAGGCACACCCAGCAGAAGTACTGACCACAGGTGAAACAGGCCATCTTGTTACAGCCACCGGTCTTCTGTAATGAGAGGATAGACACTGGTCACGAAGATGACGTCAAGCCATGCCATGTCAAAGGTACAATAGGCTGGTTATAGAGCTCAGGCTTACCTGTATGTTGGCACGGCAGGATGGACATTTTTTGCTGTTCTGGCCTTTCCAGCCTTCACTCAGGCTCTCTTCCACCACTGTGTTGAGAATGTGTTTCCCATAGCGTTTCTCCAGGAACATTCTCCTCTCCCCACTGCCTGAGGCATAATCTTCCCATAGGCCCTGGAGCCCAGCTACAGgcagaaacagacaaacacagaaaaTGGCGCACAAGCTGGGATAAGAGTTTGATTGAGCCAAAGCAACCTGGAATGACTCAACAGTGGATAGAGCTAAACATTGGATACTTAAAATGCCATGACAGTGCTTAGAAGCACAGCATCTCAAATACATTAATTGTGTTTATTATTTCTTTAAGAATTATTGAAACATTCTATTCTAAGTTACCTTCCACAATCATACACTTTAATTTTAGGTTTTCACACAGCACCAAGGCTCTGAAAGTGTGACTGATCAACAGGCTTGCATGTGGTTCATTTGGTTGCATATAACTTACACTGAATGGTTTCTCTTACCGTCTGTCTGAGGTACACCTGCATAGGATGACTCAGCAGCTGAGTCAGAGCCTGAGGTCAGGAGTGTGTTTGCCCTCAGTTTACAGTGGGAGGTGCCATGGTAAGTCTTGCGACAGATAGTGCAGAAGGCATAGCGACAGGAGGGGCAGAGAGCAGCGGTTGTGTCCGGTTCCAGCACCACTGGGGCAACACAGGCCTTGCGGGCGCAGTAAATCACGTCAGCCATGCGGTCCAGTGTGGACTGGAGCAGGAGGCGGTCATAACGGGTGAATAACTCCTCCCCAACCAACCGCTTCACCTTAAACAACAGTTAATTCTCTGGGTTTAGTTTCCACATAGTTTCACACAGGTTAACTTCAGATATTCCCTGAGGAAACTGTATTTCAACTTCGATCTCTAGAATAAACTAGAATAATCTATTCACTTCAGTTTTTCATTACCTGTGAGGGTGTAGCTGTGGCGCTGCACTCAGGCTCTGGACAGTTAAGGCCACGGACGTTCCCGTCTCTGATCTGGACCGTGAAGTACTCCGACATGCATTCGTTGCAATAAATATGGCCGCACTTTCTGTATTGACTACAGCCTAACTTGCTCATGAAGCAGATCCCACAGTCATATGCCTGTCCCTCGAAcactctcagcctctgtctctcatCATAGTCCAGCAGATGCACCAGGAGGTCTGTGTCTGTGGCTAACATTGACAGGGCCCTTGGGTCCAGGGACACTGCAGCCTCATCAGAGGTTTCAACTACACTACCTTCTGCTTCCCCCTGAGAGTTTCCAGCCTCGCTGCCCTCAGTAGATGGAGTGGCTTGGCCCTGGTCATTGACAGGGATCTCCAGCGGTGGCCGGATATTCAGGAAGTCAAGCAGGTCGTCTCTGAGGAACTGGACCCAGTAGAAGAGGACCACACTGCCCACAGTGTCCTCCCATATCTCATCCAAATGCTTACACACTGCTGAGAGCTGAGACATTAATCAATGATTACTACACATACAAATTATGTCTAAAACTCAATACACTTCACAGTATTGAATACATTTTTGATCTAAACATACCTGACTATGGGAGAGCCACTTACAGCTCAGTATAAACTCGGGTGATGAGGTGGAGGGGTAATCCAAAGGTAGGTCGAAGGTCAGcaccagaggagggaggaaagataTGACATAATCTCTGTGCTTGTCACCTTGGTATCACAATAAAGACAAAAGAAGCCTGGATACCACTCATCTGCTTTACTAGAATAACCTGAGTATAGAATATATATTTTGTCAATGTGTATTGTAGCATAACCGAAATAAAGGCTACAATAAAACTGGTAGTGAGATCAAAATAATTCAATACTCATATAACGGTCTCTAAATTGTGAGCTGAGGTGATTTGCATAAATGATAAAATAATGACTATGATTTGAATCCAAACCTGCTTTGACAATCACACTGAAGTCCCGAGGAAGGTCCAAAGAGACCCGGATTTCCCCACCCAATCCTGACACAGCCCGTCTGAACTCCTGACTGTAGATACTCGCGAGCGCCAGCAGTTCATCCTCCTGTTCTTCCAATTCCGCGTTCATAATACTCCAGCGTCACTTCACTAAATCTACTAAACGTATTATTATAGCTACGTTTATGAGAATAATAGGCCTACACTAGATACAATACTTTTTTCGATTTGGTTTAGCACCTTTACTATTGTAAATTTACTTCCGCGTTCTATTGCCTCCGAAGCTCTGTTGTTGTGAACCCGCCTATAGGAAATCTCTGGACTTCGAAACGTAGAGCTAGCTTCCTGTTGGTTGATTCGGATActttcaaatcaaaccaaatcacattttatttgtcacacacgccgaatacaacaggtaccaacaatgcagttttaagaaaatcccTAAAAAAAAgtagagataagaataacaaataattaaagagcagcagtaaataacaatagcgtgGCTATATACCGGCGGTaaatgtacagagtcaatgtgtcaaagTGCGGTGGGCACCGGTGTTGAGGTatttatgtacatgtaggtggaatTATTAAAAtagctatgcatagataatagcaGCAGcgttggtgtgtgggggggggtccttagcttagtgatgagcttcgaagggactatggtgttgaacgctgagctgtaatcaatgaatagcattctcacatacataGGTGTCCCTTTTGTCCAGGtcggaaagggcagtgtggagtgcaatagagattgcatcatcagtggatctgttggagtaggtctagggtttctgggataatggtgttggtgtgaaccatgaccaggctttcaaagcatttcatggctaaagatgtgagtgctacgggtcggtagtcatttaggcaggttaccttcgtgttcttgggcacagggactatggtggtctgcttaaaacatgttgctattacagactcagacagggagcagttgaaaatgtcagttggtcagcgcatgctcggaatacacgtcctggtaacccgtctggcccagcggtcttgggaatgttgacctgtttaaaggtcttactcacatcggccgcggagagcgtgatcacacagttttccggaacagctgatgctctcatgcttgtttcagtgttacttgcctcgaagcgagcatagaagttatttagcttgttTCACTGGGAAGCTCttagctgtgcttccctttgtagtctgtaatagtttgcaagccctgctacATCCATCAAGTGTCgcagccggtgtagtacgattcgatcttagtcctgtattgatgtttGCCTTGCTTTGTTTGAttgttcgtcggagggcatagcgggatttctaataagcttccgggttataattgaaagcagcagctctaccctttagctcagtgcaaatgttgcctgtaatccatggattctggttagggtatgtacgtacagtcactgtgaggacaatgtcctcgatgcacttattgataaagccagtgactgatgtttgtgtactcctcaatgccatcagaagaatcccagaacatattccagtcactggtgcttcctgctttaatttttgcttgtaagccggaatcaggaggatagaattatggtcagatttgccaaatggagggcaagggacaGCTTTGtgcgtgtttctgtgtgtggagtaaaggtggtctagaaatGTTttacctctggttgcacatttaacatgctgatagaaatgaggtaaaactgatttaagtttccctgcattaaagtccctgtctactaggagcgccgcctctggatgagcgttttcctgtttgcttaatGCGGAATACATctcattgagtgtggttttagtgccagcctcagtctgtggtggtatatagacagctacgaaaataCATaagaaaactctctaggtagatagtgtggtctacagcttatcatgacatACTCTACTTTAGGCGAGCAAAAccctgagacttccttagatatcgtgcaccagctattgtttataaatatgcataggcccccgccccgtgtctcgGAAATATCCAACTTGTTAACCTAGGCGGAAGAGTTGGAAGTGGGAAACTCATGCAACGTTCTTGTCATGTTGGAAACTCGGGCCTCCGAGTTAAAATGAATGTAAGCTATTTGAGTAGAGCTTCTGGATCCAACTCTTCTGCCTTGGTTAACAAGTCGGATACACAGAGTTTCTGACATAACGTGAGTGCGGCATCAGAGCTCATCTTTCTACAAGTTTTGAAGTCGGACATTTCTGTGTTTCCGATTTCCGAGTTGTCTGAATGCAGCAAGAAAGATGAACTCTGAGTTTCCTGCTTGGAAAGTGTCAGAATCAACCAATAGGAACCTTTACTCCAAAAACGTTAGGAACCAATAGGAAGCGTAAGGATATTTTTACTCGGAGGGTCCGAGTTTccaagttgtcttgaaagcagcaCAAAATCGGAATCTTTGAGCGTCACTTCTTGGATGGGCAGCCCATACTATTATGGTTCTAAGGTAAAGTCACAGAGAACCCTGATGCAAGAGTGAACAAGAACTTGTAATAATGTGGCAAAGCAAATTGAGCCATGAGTCACTGATTGATTTGCCCCTTGGATCGTGTTACACAGGCAGGGGTTCGCAAACTATTTTGGCCCTCAACCCCATCTTGATATCAAACATTTTTCAAGACCCCACCATGTAAAAACTTTATGTAATCAATGTTTGCTTTTTACATTTGGGCTActacagtctattacaaatcagacTGACAGTATTTTCGACAGTATTTCAATCTGAAGACAGTATGGTTTGAAGTGTAATATATTTTTCGTTATATGTTGGACCTTAGTAAGACAAGTTGTAgccattggcgtcggctaatggggatcctaataaatcaaataaaaaagtgACTGAAATGCACTAGAAAGGTATTGGGAAGTTCAGAAGATCATCAGGCAATAATGGTTATTGATATTCTGTGTTGAAAAGAACATCATAATTAATTATGTTATTTTTCCCACAGGTTCTAATCTAATGACTtgtgggtagggtatagggaAACAGTAGGTATGTATAGTATAttacaaaagtgagtacacccctcacatttttgtaaatatttcagtatttcttttcatgtgacaacactgaagaaatgacactttgctacaatgtaaagtagtgagtgtacagcttgtataacagtgtaaatttgctgtcccctcaaaataactcaacacacagccattagtGTCTAACCCgatggcaacaaaagtgagtacacccctaagtgaaaatgtccaaattgggcccaattagccattttccctccccggtgtcatgtgactcgttagtgttacaaggtctcagatgtgaatggggagcaggtgtgttcaTTTGGTGTCATGGTTCTCccactccctcatactgacttgtcactggaagttcaacatggcacctcatggcaaacaactctctgaggatctgaaaaaaagaattgttgctctacataaagatgggctataagaagattgccaagaccctgaaacggtttaactggacaggttccactcagaacaggtcgaccaaagaagttgagtgcacgtgctcagcgtcatatccagaggttgtctttgggaaatagacgtacgagtgctgccagcattgctgcagaggttgaaggggtgggggggtcagcctgtcagtgctcagaccatacgctgtacactgcatcaaattggtctgcatggctgtcgtcccagaaggaagcctcttctaaagatgatgcacaagaaagcccgcaaacagtttgctgaagacaagcagatttaaggacatggattactggaaccatgtcctgtggtctgatgagaccaagatacacttatttggttcagatggtgtcaagcgtgtgtggcggaaaccaggtgaggagtacaaagacaagtgtgtcttgcctacagtcaagcatggtggtgggagtgtcatggtctggggctgcatgagtgctgccggcactggggagctacagttctttgagggaaccatgaatgccaacatgtaatgtgacatactgaagcagagcatgatcccccctcccttcggagactgggccgcagggcagtattccaa is part of the Oncorhynchus keta strain PuntledgeMale-10-30-2019 chromosome 26, Oket_V2, whole genome shotgun sequence genome and encodes:
- the LOC118359156 gene encoding E3 ubiquitin-protein ligase RNF14-like isoform X1, with translation MNAELEEQEDELLALASIYSQEFRRAVSGLGGEIRVSLDLPRDFSVIVKAGDKHRDYVISFLPPLVLTFDLPLDYPSTSSPEFILSCKWLSHSQLSAVCKHLDEIWEDTVGSVVLFYWVQFLRDDLLDFLNIRPPLEIPVNDQGQATPSTEGSEAGNSQGEAEGSVVETSDEAAVSLDPRALSMLATDTDLLVHLLDYDERQRLRVFEGQAYDCGICFMSKLGCSQYRKCGHIYCNECMSEYFTVQIRDGNVRGLNCPEPECSATATPSQVKRLVGEELFTRYDRLLLQSTLDRMADVIYCARKACVAPVVLEPDTTAALCPSCRYAFCTICRKTYHGTSHCKLRANTLLTSGSDSAAESSYAGVPQTDAGLQGLWEDYASGSGERRMFLEKRYGKHILNTVVEESLSEGWKGQNSKKCPSCRANIQCLSSHYRRPVAVTRWPVSPVVSTSAGCALVSWTKITLTSTMKTLTLPAIMPHLTDSNVVLLFDNPVHVILQLKFRSNHIYSQCYQITT
- the LOC118359156 gene encoding E3 ubiquitin-protein ligase RNF14-like isoform X2, which gives rise to MNAELEEQEDELLALASIYSQEFRRAVSGLGGEIRVSLDLPRDFSVIVKAGDKHRDYVISFLPPLVLTFDLPLDYPSTSSPEFILSCKWLSHSQLSAVCKHLDEIWEDTVGSVVLFYWVQFLRDDLLDFLNIRPPLEIPVNDQGQATPSTEGSEAGNSQGEAEGSVVETSDEAAVSLDPRALSMLATDTDLLVHLLDYDERQRLRVFEGQAYDCGICFMSKLGCSQYRKCGHIYCNECMSEYFTVQIRDGNVRGLNCPEPECSATATPSQVKRLVGEELFTRYDRLLLQSTLDRMADVIYCARKACVAPVVLEPDTTAALCPSCRYAFCTICRKTYHGTSHCKLRANTLLTSGSDSAAESSYAGVPQTDAGLQGLWEDYASGSGERRMFLEKRYGKHILNTVVEESLSEGWKGQNSKKCPSCRANIQKTGGCNKMACFTCGQYFCWVCLSILDKNNPYKHYENPNTACYNATFD